The following coding sequences lie in one Haematobia irritans isolate KBUSLIRL chromosome 3, ASM5000362v1, whole genome shotgun sequence genomic window:
- the LOC142231024 gene encoding uncharacterized protein LOC142231024, with product MSVADTYNEVGEELSRYENRLKAENFSDYSMEAVDCERTELEILWAKYKSAYEEHASASKEKKKIHLLHNQYHKTYIRCVNIIAKVRKNVQESDAQTNVAQKSSELSIHVPPCDTGVFAGDYASWPTFRDLFTAIFINNSKLTAVEKLFYLFQKTEGEAREINRNVALTAENFEIAWSNLRRQYENRRILVNSQLRLLFNMVPCQQDSFQEIKRLQRDISNCMSVLKLSQINIESWDPIFVYLCSAKLSKDTLNLWEQSIQDKTELPKWSDLDRFLTGRFHALESVSDILAPADQWGVKAQPIVRSSHQTMSKVKRSKSHHSKSDVVQCKLCKESHLISSCYKFLNMDRKNRASILRKFKYCFNCLKIGHMYANCPGPNGCSKCNGKHHTLLHREDVCKGQGQEGSAGRTNPGLGTSTRNDNIQSTSMASDLGSVQVHHIQGSRNVMLATAWVNIVHLGSMYAVRALIDPCSDESFVSEKIQTLLKLPTVPISAEVSGLGGGLVSRSNKMARFQISPRAGRGSSLPVEALVVKAVTGSIPTHSVCLPKGMVLPELEYADPSFYQSGKVDLLLGGDLYPMILMSGVKHGIFESLVAQQTIFGWIVTGPTNGHERSRISVNTYFTKVSLDEQLSRFWEIEEVSRKRFLSEDDKKCEEIYCASTVRRPDGRYAVNLPFKLEPFELQSNRYIALQQFLRNERGLMRDPERKQLYDDVLREYIELGHMVRAKEQREGPHYYLPHHGILKPDNTTTKLRVVFNASSRSMNGKSLNDLLYVGPILQADLVMLVLKWRFFRFVFGADISKMYRQILVNPDHTRFQKILFRESTEDHVGDFELKTVTFGVTCAPYLAMRTLLRLADDEEDRFPIGAQCLRECLYVDDALVGANTVEEGRVAQRQLIDILQSAGFELRKWTANDTGLLADIPPEHLLSSSFRCLDDKSIVKTLGVRWNASGDYFYFVTEKMYMKDKYTKREVLALISRLFDPAGWLAPVIVTAKILMQQMWLDRIDWDDEIKPTTLQRWKGFLSRYNEIDCIKIPRWVGYSPACDVEYHGFCDSSESAYAAAVYVRVAIEDQIFSNLLVAKTKVAPIKKLSIPRLELCGAVLLAELVEGVISQMKITAASRYLWSDSTIVLAWLKKPPCVWKTFVANRVALILEKVGNISWSHVSTDCNPADLATRGTHPSDLKQNSLWWHGPDWLRSERCFWPQTKDTWETTQESRRVQAYVARSGQDIDILERFSTLPRAIRVLAYVFRFFNRVRARKDSSVMAATSKLTAQEVTFVRSRLFLLAQRRSFPDEYMKLSKKQFVASNSPLLSLTPFLDQKGIIRANGRLGATTSLTYNERHPIILSHTCRLAKLYVDFIHRLTLHGGHRLVLNTIRLECWILKAKTLIKSHIRNCKECVLYRKQCLGQIMSVLPDTRITCNRPFTNTGVDFAGPFELKSFAGRRCKITKGYVCLFVCFSTKAIHLEAVSDLSTPAFLAAFVRFVSRRGCPNRMYSDNGRNFVGAARKLNSELQLHVKELKDEALNKYGHQQLSWHFIPPGAPHMGGLWEAGVKSTKMHLKKISGQTRYTFEEFATVLAAIEACLNSRPLTALSSDAEDLSALTPGHFLIGGPILTPAEPEETSSPESLINRWRKVKATQTEFCRRWKKEYLFELNKRNKWKVPQVDLTVGDLVVLRHEPVCPTEWKLGRVIKVYPGPDGQVRVAEVKTQTGIVTRPIHKMVLLPRGPQL from the coding sequence ATGTCGGTGGCGGATACATACAATGAAGTGGGTGAGGAATTGTCGCGCTATGAAAATCGATTGAAAGCGGAAAATTTTTCCGATTACTCGATGGAGGCTGTGGATTGTGAGAGAACTGAATTAGAAATATTGTGGGCAAAGTATAAATCGGCTTATGAGGAACATGCCTCAGCTTCTAAGGAAAAGAAAAAGATTCACCTTCTGCATAATCAATATCATAAAACATACATCAGATGCGTAAATATTATCGCTAAGGTCCGAAAGAATGTTCAAGAAAGTGATGCTCAGACAAATGTTGCTCAAAAGTCGTCAGAGCTTTCGATACATGTACCTCCTTGCGATACTGGAGTTTTTGCCGGTGACTACGCATCGTGGCCGACCTTTCGTGATTTATTCACTGCAATATTCATTAATAATTCGAAACTAACCGCTGTTGAAAAACTATTTTACCTATTTCAAAAAACGGAGGGCGAAGCTAGGGAAATTAATAGGAATGTGGCGTTGACCGCTGAGAATTTCGAAATAGCGTGGTCCAATCTGAGAAGACAGTACGAGAATAGGCGAATTTTAGTAAACAGTCAATTACGGTTGCTATTCAATATGGTACCATGTCAGCAGGATTCTTTTCAGGAAATAAAAAGGTTACAGCGAGATATTAGTAATTGTATGTCGGTTCTTAAGTTATCCCAGATAAATATCGAGTCTTGGGACCCGATATTTGTGTATTTATGTTCCGCGAAGTTGTCAAAGGACACGTTGAATCTTTGGGAGCAGTCAATACAGGATAAAACCGAACTGCCAAAATGGAGTGATTTGGATAGATTTTTGACAGGACGTTTTCACGCGTTAGAAAGTGTTTCAGATATTCTAGCACCTGCGGATCAATGGGGTGTCAAGGCACAACCGATAGTGCGAAGTAGTCATCAAACTATGTCAAAGGTAAAAAGATCTAAATCCCATCACTCCAAGAGCGACGTGGTACAATGCAAGCTGTGCAAAGAATCACATCTCATAAGCTCGTGCTATAAGTTTTTAAACATGGATCGTAAGAATAGAGCGtctattctaagaaaatttaaatactgCTTCAATTGTCTTAAGATTGGCCACATGTATGCCAATTGTCCCGGTCCAAATGGTTGTTCGAAATGTAATGGTAAACACCATACACTTTTACATAGAGAGGACGTTTGCAAAGGTCAGGGTCAGGAAGGGTCAGCAGGTCGTACTAACCCAGGTCTAGGTACTTCTACAAGAAATGATAATATACAGTCCACTAGTATGGCCAGTGATCTCGGTTCAGTACAGGTCCATCATATCCAGGGGTCAAGAAACGTAATGCTTGCAACTGCTTGGGTAAATATAGTTCATCTGGGTTCTATGTATGCAGTGCGAGCATTGATTGATCCATGCTCAGATGAAAGTTTTGTATCAGAAAAGATACAGACGTTATTAAAGCTACCAACAGTACCGATCTCAGCCGAAGTATCGGGATTGGGGGGAGGTCTGGTTAGTAGGTCCAATAAGATGGCACGTTTCCAAATCAGTCCCAGAGCGGGAAGGGGAAGTTCGCTACCGGTGGAGGCCTTGGTGGTCAAAGCAGTAACTGGTAGTATTCCTACTCATTCAGTGTGTCTTCCAAAAGGCATGGTGTTGCCAGAATTGGAGTATGCTGACCCAAGTTTTTACCAAAGTGGTAAAGTAGACTTACTTCTTGGCGGTGATTTGTATCCGATGATATTAATGAGTGGGGTGAAACATGGTATATTTGAATCCCTCGTGGCTCAGCAAACTATTTTTGGCTGGATAGTTACAGGACCCACCAATGGTCATGAACGATCGCGAATATCAGTAAATACATACTTCACGAAAGTTTCCTTGGATGAACAGCTGTCCCGATTTTGGGAGATCGAAGAGGTTTCTCGTAAACGTTTTTTATCCGAAGACGACAAGAAATGTGAGGAGATTTATTGCGCCAGCACAGTGCGACGCCCGGATGGTAGATATGCGGTGAATTTGCCTTTTAAATTGGAGCCATTCGAACTTCAGTCGAATCGGTATATAGCATTACAACAATTTTTACGGAATGAGAGGGGTTTGATGCGTGACCCAGAAAGAAAACAGTTGTATGACGACGTCCTTAGAGAGTACATAGAATTGGGTCACATGGTTAGGGCGAAGGAGCAAAGAGAGGGTCCACATTATTATCTGCCCCACCATGGGATCTTAAAGCCAgataatacaacaacaaaactgaGGGTCGTATTTAATGCGTCAAGTCGGTCGATGAATGGGAAAAGTTTAAACGATTTGTTGTATGTGGGCCCAATTTTACAGGCAGATTTAGTCATGTTGGTTTTGAAATGGAGATTTTTTCGTTTCGTGTTTGGTGCTGACATTTCGAAAATGTATAGGCAGATTTTAGTGAATCCAGACCACACTCGTTTTCAAAAAATACTATTTAGAGAATCAACAGAAGATCACGTAGGAGATTTCGAGTTAAAAACGGTGACCTTCGGTGTAACATGTGCGCCATATTTAGCAATGAGAACTTTGTTACGCTTGGCTGACGATGAAGAGGATAGATTTCCTATTGGTGCTCAATGTCTTCGTGAATGCCTTTATGTTGATGACGCGTTGGTTGGGGCTAATACGGTAGAAGAAGGACGGGTGGCGCAAAGACAGTTAATTGATATTTTGCAGTCTGCAGGGTTTGAACTGAGAAAGTGGACAGCAAATGATACTGGCCTTTTGGCAGACATACCTCCAGAACATTTGTTGAGTTCTTCGTTCCGTTGCCTTGATGATAAGAGCATAGTAAAAACACTTGGAGTGCGATGGAATGCGTCAGGGGACTATTTTTATTTCGTAACTGAGAAGATGTACATGAAAGACAAGTATACCAAAAGGGAGGTACTTGCTCTTATATCACGTCTGTTTGACCCTGCTGGGTGGCTCGCCCCCGTGATCGTGACCGCAAAAATTTTGATGCAGCAAATGTGGCTAGATAGAATTGATTGGGATGATGAGATTAAACCGACCACGTTACAAAGATGGAAAGGATTTCTATCAAGATACAATGAGATAGATTGTATTAAAATTCCCCGTTGGGTGGGATACTCTCCTGCATGTGATGTAGAGTATCATGGATTCTGTGACTCGTCAGAATCCGCGTATGCAGCAGCGGTGTACGTGCGAGTAGCTATTGAGgaccaaatattttcaaatctgTTAGTGGCAAAGACGAAAGTTGCTCCAATAAAAAAGTTGTCCATTCCTAGATTAGAGTTATGTGGGGCGGTGTTGTTGGCAGAATTAGTGGAGGGTGTCATTTCACAGATGAAGATAACAGCAGCTTCTCGGTATTTGTGGTCAGATTCTACTATTGTATTAGCATGGCTCAAGAAGCCCCCATGTGTGTGGAAGACGTTTGTAGCAAATAGAgttgctcttattttggaaAAGGTGGGTAATATATCTTGGTCGCATGTGAGCACGGATTGTAATCCAGCCGATCTGGCCACGCGGGGGACCCATCCTTCGGACCTAAAACAGAATTCTCTGTGGTGGCATGGTCCAGATTGGCTTAGAAGTGAGAGATGTTTTTGGCCACAAACAAAAGATACATGGGAGACCACACAGGAATCAAGAAGGGTACAGGCTTACGTTGCCCGATCGGGACAGGATATTGATATATTGGAACGGTTTTCCACGCTTCCCAGAGCTATTAGGGTCCTCGCGTATGTGTTTAGATTTTTCAACAGAGTACGTGCGAGAAAGGATTCATCAGTAATGGCCGCTACGTCCAAGTTGACGGCACAGGAAGTGACTTTTGTTCGTTCACGTCTGTTTCTGCTTGCCCAACGTCGTTCCTTCCCAGATGAATATATGAAGCTTTCAAAGAAACAATTTGTTGCCTCCAACAGCCCACTACTCAGCCTAACACCTTTTTTAGAtcaaaagggaattattcgcgCTAATGGGCGACTGGGTGCTACCACCAGTTTAACCTATAATGAACGACACCCTATTATTCTCTCTCATACCTGTAGACTAGCTAAGTTGTATGTGGACTTCATTCATAGACTTACACTGCACGGAGGACACCGATTGGTACTCAACACCATTCGTTTAGAGTGTTGGATTTTGAAGGCTAAAACCCTGATAAAGTCTCACATTCGGAATTGTAAGGAATGTGTTTTATACCGCAAACAGTGTCTGGGGCAGATTATGTCGGTGCTTCCCGACACTCGAATTACCTGCAATCGCCCTTTTACAAACACGGGGGTCGACTTTGCTGGCCCATTCGAACTAAAGAGCTTTGCTGGAAGGCGTTGTAAAATAACTAAGGGATACGTGTGCCTTTTTGTCTGCTTCTCGACCAAAGCTATTCACCTGGAGGCGGTCAGCGATTTGTCGACCCCTGCCTTTTTAGCTGCGTTTGTAAGATTCGTATCGCGTAGGGGGTGCCCCAATCGAATGTATTCTGATAACGGTAGGAATTTCGTGGGCGCCGCTCGTAAACTAAACTCCGAATTACAATTGCATGTGAAGGAGCTCAAAGACGAGGCGCTAAACAAATATGGGCACCAGCAACTATCGTGGCACTTCATTCCTCCCGGAGCACCTCACATGGGGGGCTTGTGGGAGGCAGGCGTTAAAAGCACAAAAAtgcatcttaaaaaaattagtgGTCAAACGAGATACACCTTCGAAGAATTTGCTACAGTATTGGCCGCTATCGAAGCGTGTCTCAACTCTCGTCCTCTTACTGCTTTGTCGTCAGATGCTGAAGATTTGTCCGCTCTAACTCCCGGTCATTTTCTGATTGGTGGTCCAATCTTAACCCCGGCTGAACCAGAAGAAACTTCTTCACCGGAAAGTTTAATCAACCGTTGGCGAAAAGTCAAAGCAACTCAAACTGAATTCTGCCGTCGATGGAAGAAAGAGTATCTCTTCGAGCTTAACAAACGAAATAAGTGGAAGGTACCCCAGGTCGATTTAACGGTGGGTGACCTCGTAGTTCTAAGACATGAGCCAGTGTGCCCAACTGAATGGAAGTTGGGACGGGTTATAAAAGTATATCCTGGTCCGGATGGACAAGTTCGGGTGGCCGAGGTCAAGACTCAGACTGGGATAGTAACTCGACCCATTCATAAGATGGTGCTACTACCTCGTGGCCCACAGCTATGA